One Peromyscus leucopus breed LL Stock chromosome 2, UCI_PerLeu_2.1, whole genome shotgun sequence DNA window includes the following coding sequences:
- the Tex46 gene encoding testis-expressed protein 46, producing the protein MLGELMFLLRSFHAFLASSGTIGAVLAWLLSSKPALFGFLFLLLLLSNWLVKHELSRAPFQPQTEVAEPTAVAPLLFPNDTAMNNKELEKMNACFALQDKVLERLLFSEMKLNVLENQMFIIWNKMSRRRRWTSRRRNFSRRPLRTRRNDSTFSTMSNYTANTLTECN; encoded by the exons ATGTTGGGGGAGCTGATGTTTCTTTTGAGGAGCTTCCATGCCtttctggcctcttctggcacGATAGGAGCAGTCTTGGCTTGGCTGCTAAGCTCTAAACCAGCCTTATTtggcttcctctttcttctgctATTGCTCAGCAACTGGCTGGTCAAGCATGAGCTCAGTCGGGCTCCCTTCCAGCCCCAGACG GAGGTGGCCGAACCAACAGCGGTGGCTCCATTACTCTTTCCCAACGACACTGCCATGAACAACAAAGAGCTGGAGAAGATGAATGCTTGCTTCGCCCTCCAGGATAAGGTCCTTGAACGGCTGTTGTTCAGTGAGATGAAGCTGAACGTCTTGGAAAATCAGATGTTCATCATATGGAATAAAATGAGTCGCCGCCGCCGGTGGACCAGCAGACGCCGTAACTTCTCCAGGAGGCCGCTCAGGACAAGAAGGAATGACTCTACTTTTTCCACCATGTCTAACTATACTGCCAATACCCTCACTGAATGCAACTGA